The following nucleotide sequence is from Megalops cyprinoides isolate fMegCyp1 chromosome 6, fMegCyp1.pri, whole genome shotgun sequence.
TTTCCTCGTTTTCCAGAGTTCTTAGCAGCTCCACTCTCCTCACCGGACTGTTGCCTGACTGGGGCTTTGGTTTTACGTGCCTTGGCCCCTGACCCAGCCTCTCCCACAATAGGCTTACCCCCCCCATTCCCAGCAGGCTTCTTGGGCCTTTTGGCAGGAGCCACTTTTGAGGGGGGGCCCTCCTGGGAAGCCTTGGGCTTAGAGTCCTGGACACAGTGGGAGTGTTAGAGACCCACACACTCCAAAACCCACAGAGCATCATGTTCATACCCAcctctgctttctgctttttcccAGTGGATTTTGACTTCTGGGACcctgcagcacaaacaggaCTTACACAACAAATTAAGATAACGGTAACTAATCTCTTAAACAGGTAGCACGGGTATCCTCTGATTATATGGTTTGCAAATCAATTTGTGAATGAAATCAAAAGGTAGCCATGGAGTGGACGCATTAAAGGACTAAGCCGGTAGCTACCTGCTTCCTTGACTTTAGTCTTTTTTGTGCGTGGATTCTCCACATTTGGATCAGAATTCTCTGTCCCCTTCTCTTTGGTCCCTTTTGGTTTGCTTCGTGCAGCAAGCTGGGGGACACGGGATCATAAGTCTGTTAGAGAATTCAAAACACCTTCCTGCGATGCCATTCTCACTTAAAGTCAATGTAGTCTCACAGTCTTGTTCAGTTTTAGTCAACATTACTACATGTTCATAGAAAAGTTCCTGATACATTCAAGacgtgtgtgagagaaagtaCTGCATAGGCTCATCCCTTAACTGCAGCAGTGAGGCCTGAATAGAGAACTTACCCGGAACCTCCCCTGCGCGCCATTTCCAGTGGAATTAGCAGGTCTTACCAGAGCTCCACCTTCTAGACCTTTAGCTAGCGCCTTTCGTAGCATATACTTAAGTCGGACTGCATCAACCGACGGATACTTCTCCAGAATGTACCCACGAATCGCTTGCGCTGACGAGCCCTTCCTAGAATCGAGGTCTTTCAGCGCTTCTTTCACCATCTCCATTGTAGACGGATGAGCAGACATTTTCCGTACCGACGGCGCTTTGCGCGGCTCCTCGGAAtctacaaaaacattttagacGACGAATACGTTGCGAGATGTCAATTAGTAACATTATGCAAGTTGTAAGATAAGACGTACCAGACCGGGGCTTTTCCTCAGTTTTTGCTCCTTTCTTTGGGGCTTCGGGTGGGGGTGACGAAACCGGGTTTTGAGGGGAAGACACTTCAACCGAAGGTGCTTTTTTGGGAGGCATATTTACGCACAGTAAGATGACCTGATATGTTTTGCGTTCTCTCGcgctttctttatttctttttaaagccCACTACTGTTACTgataaaatacacacagcacattcGAGAAGTGACCCGAGGGTGCTCTTTATACAGATTTCTTCATATGCTAATCACCGACAATTACTAACAGGTGCTGCTAGTTAGCAGAGCGGATCCAAAGGCCCTGCTGAAGGCCGCTGTCGGTTGTTATCACAGTGTTGACCATTTTTGACCTTACCAACGAATAATACGtgagaataaaacatttaattaggGAGAGCATTGGGGATGGTCAAGCTGATCTTAGTAAAAACGTAGAAAATGCGTGTGGTTTTGGAGAAGTACATTTGTCGCAAGTCATTCACCTAAAAATTGTTAGCTAAAAATAGTTGATAACAATGGTCTGTAAGATGAGTATTTAATAAGAGAAGAGTACATTTATCCAGCAGGCATTTTGCGTCTTACACTGTCCATATTGAGTTGTGAGGTATAATATTCATGCctttcacaatttgtttttaCCCGTGGTCCCTTCCGTTCTAAATTTAACTGTTCGAGGTAATGGAACCACAGGTTGCATTTGAAAACATCGCCAAGGCCTCAGTGTTTTATCTTTCCGTTGTTTCTACCGCTAGATTTATAATATAAACGTCTTCAGAAGCATGTGATCCTCACGAACATGAGTAGATGAAGATAAACCCACAGATCTCCAACTGATATGTGATCTGGTACATGAAGAATCATAGCCCTCCAACTGCCACAAGAGGGCGCGACACACCAGTGAAAGTTCACGCATTCACCAAAACAGTGAGTTGCTGTACACATGCACAATA
It contains:
- the LOC118778985 gene encoding protein B4, with the translated sequence MPPKKAPSVEVSSPQNPVSSPPPEAPKKGAKTEEKPRSDSEEPRKAPSVRKMSAHPSTMEMVKEALKDLDSRKGSSAQAIRGYILEKYPSVDAVRLKYMLRKALAKGLEGGALVRPANSTGNGAQGRFRLAARSKPKGTKEKGTENSDPNVENPRTKKTKVKEAGSQKSKSTGKKQKAEDSKPKASQEGPPSKVAPAKRPKKPAGNGGGKPIVGEAGSGAKARKTKAPVRQQSGEESGAAKNSGKRGKKTAE